The sequence ACCGCCGACCGACCCAGGTTCCACGCGAGAGACAACGATGCCCGGCAAGGTCTACGCCAGCTCGGCCGCCGCCCTCGAGGGCCTGTTGCACGACGACATGACCATCATGGTCGGCGGGTTCGGGCTGTGCGGCGTGCCCCAGAACCTGTGCGTCGCGTTGCGCGACTCGGGCGTGAAGGGGCTCACCTGCATCAGCAACAACGCCGGCGTGGACGGCGCGGGTCTCGGGCTGCTGCTCGACACCCGGCAGATCCGGAAGATGATCGCCAGCTACGTGGGCGAGAACAAGACGTTCGAGGGTCAGTTCCTCGACGGCTCGCTCGAGGTCGAGCTGAACCCGCAGGGCACGATGGCCGAGCGCATCCGGGCCGGCGGGGCCGGTATCGGGGCCTTCTTCACACCGACCGGCTACGGCACGCCGCTGACCGCGGGCAAGGAGACGCGGCAGCTCGACGGCCGCTGGCAGGTGCTCGAGACCGCGCTGCACGCCGACCTGTCGCTGGTGAAGGCATGGAAGGCGGACGAGGCGGGCAACCTCGTCTACCGGATGACCGCGCGCAACTTCAACCCGCCGATGGCCGAGGCGGGCCGTGTGACGGTCGCCGAGGTCGAGGAGATCGTGCCGGCCGGCGCGCTCGACCCGCATCTGGTCCACACGCCGGCGGTCTACGTCGACCGCATCGTCGTCGGCGAGGATCCGACGAAGGTCATCGAGCGCCGCCGGACGCGGCCGGCGTAGGATCCGGCGCGGACGACCCGGCACCCGCACCGGCCGCGGAATGCAATCCTGAAGGAGCGACGACGTGGCCCTGACACGAGAGCAAATGGCCGCCCGCGCCGCGCGCGAGATGCACGACGGCGACTACGTGAACCTCGGCATCGGCATCCCGACCCTCTGCGCCAGCTTCATCCCGCCGGAGGTG is a genomic window of Acidobacteriota bacterium containing:
- a CDS encoding CoA transferase subunit A, producing the protein MPGKVYASSAAALEGLLHDDMTIMVGGFGLCGVPQNLCVALRDSGVKGLTCISNNAGVDGAGLGLLLDTRQIRKMIASYVGENKTFEGQFLDGSLEVELNPQGTMAERIRAGGAGIGAFFTPTGYGTPLTAGKETRQLDGRWQVLETALHADLSLVKAWKADEAGNLVYRMTARNFNPPMAEAGRVTVAEVEEIVPAGALDPHLVHTPAVYVDRIVVGEDPTKVIERRRTRPA